DNA sequence from the Microcebus murinus isolate Inina chromosome 18, M.murinus_Inina_mat1.0, whole genome shotgun sequence genome:
GCTGAGCTTGCCCCTCCCCGCAGCGCCACCCATCCTGAGCACAAGGAAGTGGGGGAGGGTCATGGAGCCTCCGTCTAGAAGGGGCCCTGGCCCTGCAGTCCTGCACACTAGGGAAGAGGGGTGGACAGAGGCCTGTGAGCTGCTGGGGCCACAGGGGGACAGGTCTCATTGCTGAAAATGGCCACGGAACCTGCAGGCTCAACCCGGCTTAGCAAGGTGGTACCGAGTTTCCAGGGGCATCTCAGCCAGGCGTCCCCAAGCCGCCTCCATTTTCTGACCAGCTCCAGGAATAGAACCAAAAGAAGCTGAATAAGGAAGCTACAcggcaacaaaaaaaaagcagaagtgtCAGCCTTGGGAATCTGATCCTCCCCTGGGAGATTTCGGGGGTTGAGGTCTCGGGTCCAGCGGGGGCCCAGTGGTGCTGCAGGTGGTGTTTGTGCTGGACACGGGACCATGTGGCTGCCCTCAGCTCTGCTGCTTCTCTGGGTCCCAGGTGAGGGGCTCTCTGCCCAGGGAGGGTCCACAGGAGGAGGGGGTGTGACGGGTCACGTGAGGCACCCAAGCCTGGGCTCTATGTAGGATGCAGAATGGGGTGCACTCTGTCCACCATGTAAGATGGACAGACAGAGAACGGGCCCcctgggaggggaagggatgAGGGTCTCTGCCCCCTCTACCCATGGAACCTTGGACCAGCCACAGGAGATGTGGGGCACAGGGTGGGCACGGAGGAAGGGCTTTGTGGGAGGTTTTCGGGTGAATTTTTACAGGACGGAGGGCGAGAGGCAGCAGATCTTAGAGTGGGTAGACAGTGAGCGCCACTGAGCTGCCAGGGGTGTTGGGGAGGAGGTGTCCTGCCGGCCACCGGGTGCAGGGTGTGGGGCGGGGTGAGGACGAAGGAAGAGTAGGCAGTCGGTCTCGGACACAGATCGGCCAGGGCAGCTCGGGGCTGGGACCTGGACAGGGAGGAGTGTGGAGGCAGGTGCGTGGCTGGCGGGGCCTGGGGACCAGGGGCCAGTTGTCTCCAAGGAGGGGAGatgggacagagagggagggaaggcagcagggagggcggggagggaagAGAAACTGGGCAGAGACGAGGGAGACGTTCTCCAGGGGGAGCCGCCGGCTGAGTCTTCCTCCCGCAGGGCAAGGCTTCCTCCCGCCCACTTGGCTTTTGCGCCCCCAAGAGCGTTTGCAGCTGTCCTCAGACAGGTCCCCTGCAGTCTGCCCAGCCTTTGTCCTGGGAGATTTTAAACCTTTTTGGTTGCTTTTCTTATGGTGGGAGGTTTTCTTCAACTCTATTTGCTAATTGTCTCTGGGAAGCTCTTACCTGTTGTGTATGAATTTGGAACTGGACCACCCCCACCGCCAGTGTTCCCATGGGTTCTAGGGTGTTCTCCTGTTTTCACGGGATCGGGGTGCGCTGAGAGCTCTCGGTGCCCTTCTGGTaggtttctctttccctcctcgaCTCGCTGGCTGGTACGGCCAGACTGACGTCCAGTGGCCAAGGAGGTAGTGATCGTCCCTGCCTGGTCCCTGATTCCGGGGAAGGCGGCCAGTCTGTCCCATGCAGTGTGAAGAAGGCGTCCACCAATGGCTGTTtatcaagcatttttttttttttttttttgcaatcacacaagaggaggtttattttctggctagccagggtccaagccccagagcaccaacgcagtggccactctcccaggcaaggaccccgaccggaacaacggcatgccttttatccctgtggtgcacaagctgtgcacaagctgatcacgcgtggatcatgcgttgacctttaaaatgattggttgcccactattgccttttgaaataattggcgggttggttgacttctattgcctgatgggccagtcacccatgcttcaatgacctcatcccataattccccatacagcttccgtagcaagcaagcaatgaccagaagcaaaagtttaaaaacaatggCAACAGGTGTCAGACGCTTTTTCATTGTCTGTCAAGATGAGTATTTTTTTTCGCCTTTCAGCTCTTAAGAAGGTGAATTATATTAAGAGATTTGGCCAGATTTTGATATTGATGTATTATGCTGGCGTCGTGAAAAGGATTAGGGCGATTCCCCTGTTTCTATGCTCTTTGCGAATGTTTGAATTGAGAGAACTAACTTGTGAAACCGGGTTTTGGAAGGGAAAGAAGTCCTTTATACCGCTCATCATCATCGGTCTGTTTTGTAAAGAAGCTATTCTTAGTCTGTATCAGTCATTTGTATCTTCCCAGGACATCGTCAGTTTCATCCAGGTTTGCAGACTTATCTGTAGAGACCTGCAGATTAAcctggctatttttcttttaaattgcaactgtatcttcttttttcttgatttggtGGCTCCCTAGTCTGTGCTATTGTTCACCcttcccaaaagaaaaatcaggttTTCAATGTGTACACTAATTCCACTGCTTTTCTGTTTCCTAACTCACcgatttctgtttaatttttccaaaagctTACTGTGTTCTCTCTGTGTTGGGTGCGTGGGCCTGTGCTCCTCTCCTGGCTTCGTGAGTTGGATGCTTCACTCACTTATCTGGGATTTAGCGGGACGAGACTCCGGGTTAAGGAAAACATTGAGATGACAGAGGCACAACCTGGAAGAGCAGTTCTGGACACAGGGAGGTCCCCGGCCCCACGGCGGTCTCCACTCTGCTGTGTCTCTGCCCACAGGGTTGGGGGTGCAAGAAAAGCGGGACCAGGCGCATTGTAAGTAAGTGTGACCGTCCCAGAGAAGTGGGGAAATGATGCTGTTCAGTCTCTAAATTATAATGACACCGTCACAGGTGGGGCAGAGCTCTTGGGGACTGGGTGACAATTTTTCACCCCAAAATTGCAGAGGAGACAAGTgaatcaggagagagagagagacagacagacaccaaGTCCAAAGGGAAGCCGGACGCTGGAGACAGACGAAAGGCCAGGTTGGGTGCTGTGGGCAGGGGTGCTGGGGTCACCCAGATCAGGAAGGGAGGCTAGACCCAGACAAGAAAGAGGACACCTCACAGCCAAGGAGAGAGAGGCTGGGAATAGAGTCGGGATGGGGACGAGGAGCAGCGACTTGGGTAAAGGAGGTCTGGGaactgacatttatttattaagcacttagtATGCATCAATTTtagtaatttgcatttttctagaaaatcCAAATTTACGCATTTATTAGTAGGGAGTTTCTGCAAAGTGCCATCTTGAAGCTTTTCATTCTATCTGTATCTGTGCTTATTTTCTCTTACCATTTCTTACCTGGGTTAGATAGAGGGTTATGTAAGTATTTTTATTGGCTCGAGTCATTTGAAATACTGATGTCTTGGTCAAAAAGTTGAATATCAGCAATTTCATGTGATTCGACCTAATATTATTTGCCCAGCATTTTCCacgtatgatctcatttaatgttCTCAAATGCCTTGTGAGGTAGGAAgaattatccccactttacagatgaggcatctgaagctcagagaggtggagcAACTTACCCCAGAACACACAGCCAATGAGTAATAGAGCCAAGACTTAAATGCAGATTCTTCTGAGGCCCTTTCTGCTTTGCCTTGGCAATCGCTCCTGGGCCTCTCAGTAAACGTCACACCTGTGCTGAGCTTAGAAAGGCCTTCTCTGCACGGGACCTGTACATCCAGGCCAGGAGAGGCGGTTCTGAGAGGCACTGAGGAGCTTGTGGTCatctctgggcagctgtgggctGACAGTGCAGAGCCGATGGGCTTGGGGAGGGGCTGCCACTAAAGTATTAGTCTCCAGCACCTGGAGACATTGAAGGTACAAGAAGGAGACCCCTACCTGCCTAGGGCTTGCATTTGAGTGGTCCCAAAGTCCCAAAGTGGTCCCCAAAGGGGatttaagaatttgaaaatgtaagtaaaattgAAGAGCTCTAACGCTAGGAAAAGAGAGCAAGCCTtgcccaccctgccccgccctccccgccaATGCGGCCGGATCACAGAATCACACACGGGTGGTGAGGAGCTCCCCCACTACTGCCCAGCGGGCGTGCACCTGTCCGCCCGGGACAGGGCCGGGTGTCCTCTGCTTGGTGGCCAACATTAGCTTCGCGCCATCACCTTATTCTCCCATCGTTGCGTCTGAGAATTATTTGGGAAATGGCAGACATAAATCTTGGAAACAAAGAATGAGcttcctggctgggcacagtggctcacgccagtaatcccaCACTCCgggggggggctgaggcaggaggatcgtttgaggccaggagttcaagaagaccagcctgggcaacacagcatgACCCTGcctctccaaaataaataaataaataaagcttccTTGAAAATTAAATCTACAAGAGCTGGGCAAACTGAGGTGTGACACAGCATGAAATGAACGTTGTCATCAGAGAAACTTCTGCGTTTGTGACTCTGTTTTGACCCACACACTTTATCAGGTGTGTCCAGAATTCTTGTCAAAACGGTTTGGCAGCCCTAGAGCTGCCCGGGTCGGTACGTGGGCTGCTCCTCCACGTCCTGAGATGCGCAGGGCCCGGTGGCCCTCCTGGGACAGCAGGTGCTTAGGGGTGAGTTCTTACGGTCCTGGCAGGTGTGGGCCCCCGTTGGTGGCAGGGGGAGTTGGGGTTTGAAGGGAGGGGCTGCTGTGATCAAAACCTTGGGGGTGGCAGAGCAGAGAGGGCGATCCCAAGCTGTGACCTGGCTGGGGGTCGATGAGAAGGGAAGGAGTGGGGGGCTCAGGCCTGGGGGTGCTGATGCGGAGTGGGGAACccctggaggaggtggctctCCCAGGGGGCCACCCTGAAGTGCCAGGCCCCCCTTGTGTTTTCCAGGCTGTTTCTCTCTGGGTGGCTCCACGACCGTGACGGGCTCCGTGGGGGGATCGCTGAGCGTGCAGTGTCGGTATGAGAAGGAGTACAGCACTGCAAAGAAATACTGGTGCAAAAGACGCTTTGTTGTACTATGTGACAAGATCGTGGAGACAAAAGACTCAGAGAGAGAAGCAAGGACAAGCCGAGTGTCCATCACAGACCACCCTGCAAACCTGACCTTCACGGTGACCATGAGGAGCCTCAGGGTGGAGGACACAGGCACATACTGGTGTGGGGTCAACAAGCAGCTGTTTGATCTCACCTCCGAGTTTGAGGTGTCCGTGTCCCCAGGTGAGCCCCGCCTTCGGTCAGCACCAGGGCTGCCCAGACAGGCTCGGGTTGGAACAGCTGGGGCAGGAGTCAGGTCAGAGACGGGGACACGTGtgtatgcacacgtgtgtgtgcatgtgcaagtgagagatgggggggagggacagggagacagCCAGGGAGGCACCCTGAAGCAGCTGGCATCTCTGCCCAGTCTTGACGGATGGAAGGTGCTTGTAGGTGAGACAGGGAGGCCGAGAGAGCCCAAGAGGGAGAGGAGACCACCTGTGCCAGAGGGGGACAAGACTGGGCTTGCGGAGGGGACTTAGGGGCTCCGGGAGAGCCCTGACCCTCACCCACAGGATGCAATCAGGACGTTGAGGGCAGGACCTGTGTCCCGTTGGGAAATGCTCACTTGGCCCGAGAGAGTCCTAGAGACACTGGCTCGGGGCCCTCCTTCCTGAGTGAGCATTCTGGGTGAAATCAAACCCAAAAGGCATTGGCGGTTGGTGGGGGAGTCCGAGGCGAGATCCCTGGGTCTGATCTGTGGTTTTGCCCCCAGCATCCACGCCGGTGGTGCCTATGACTATCACCACAGCCAGGACCTCCACGGTCACGACCGAAGTCCCAGCGGTGCCGTCCACGGCCCTGTCTGCAGTGAGTGCCACCGGCGGTGCCAGCATCCAGGACGAACCCCAGAAGAGCTCGAGCCCACGGTAAGGTCCTTGTGACATGAGAGGGGTCTAGTCCTCAGGGGGAAACCGGGGCAGGTACCTGGCCATGTGGTACCGTCGGAGGTGCGAGCCGCACCCCTGCCGGCTGGGGCCCCAGGCTCCCTTTGCCCAGGCCGGGGTTGGAAGCCACAGTCCCGGCGTGGATTGCTGAGGCCGCGCTGGACCTGCCCGTGGCTTTGAGCGAAGGCTCAGCTCGGGGAGAAGTTGGGGGGCTGGGTGGAGAGCGGTGGTTTATGAGAGCTGATGGCATCCTACCAGGCACGTGCCAGACGCTCCACACGGACGTCCTCGTTTGCTCCCCACTGTAGTCCTGTACTGTTTtcacccccactttacagatgagtaaactgaggctcagagaggtcaagccaCTTGCCGGGTCAGGGGGCTGCCAGAGGCAGGGCTAGGCTTCAATTCAAAGGCTTGTGTTCTCTCCTCTGAAAagtggttcttaacctttttGGGGGGTCACCAACCCCACAGAGAATCTGGCAACATCTATAGACTCTCTCTCTAGAAAAACGCATGCGGTTACAAGCCATTTCTGGGATTCACAGACTCCTATTCTAGCGCCTGCTGGGGCACTGCAATTAATTCTGGTGCCTGCCACCTGGGGTTAGCACGGAcaccacaggttaagggctccaACCTCCGCGACACTATCCTCATTCAGACACCAGCCAAGCTTTGGGGACCCCCAGGCCACCACACTCCTGACCAACTGGCTACAGATTTGGGGGTTCCCAGGACACTCTTGGGTCCAATCATTTGCTAGACTCAGGACTCTGGCAAGGACTATACCTACGATTACGGTCTTATCGTACAGGacagagattaggacacagatgGAGAGGCACATAGAGGGAGTTCCGAGAGGGTCCCAGACAGCTTCCGGGCCCTCTCCGGGTGGAATCCCGGAGCATCACCCCCAGGACATGGGTGTGTTTATCAACCGGGAAGCTCCTCCAAGCTACAGTGCCTACTGGGGTTTCTTTGTGTAGGCATGATCGACACATCTTGGCCACGCGGTTGAACTcagtctccctcccctccccctctcctggaGGTTGGGCTGGCTCAGAGCCCCGAATCTCTACGGACATGGCTGGTTCTTCCGGTGACCAGGCCCACACTCTATGTCACCTCTCAGCGAAATTCAGGTGTCGCCCATGAATAACAAAGACACTCTCATTATGTGGGAAACTCCAAGGACGTGGAGCCTCCCTCCCAGGAACCAGGGACGGAGGCTGaccatattctttattttttatgtatttatttatttttctgagacagagtctcactttgttgcccaggctagagtgagtgccgtggcatcagcctagctcacagcaaccccaaactcctgggctcaagcgatcctcctgcctcagcctcccgagtagctgggactacaggcatggaccaccatgcccggctaactatatatatatataactatatatatatatatatatatatatatatatatggccaattaatttctttctatttatagtagagatggggtctcactcttgctcaggttggttttgaactcctgacctcatgcaatctgcccgcctcggcctcccagagtgctaggattacaggcgtgagccaccgcgcccggcccatattctTTAAATACGACACCCCCAAGGCCCTTCTAGAGGCTTCTGCCAACCTAGGGCCACACTCTTAATATCACACATGGCAAAATTCAGACCCCAAACATGCCTAATCCAGAAGTTGACCCTATAGATAGATACACACGGGTGGCAGATATGGGTTCTGTGGGGCCCGAAGCTTGTGTCATTTGGGGGGGGTGTCTAAGAAAAGCATGAGAACATTACAAATGCAAGCTTGGGCGTGAAAGAAGGTCCCTTCTTCCACGAGCGGCCTGAAGCCGGCGGTAGTGTCAGCGTCACAGTTGATCCGCTGCTGCTTGTCCGAGCGGGGAAACTGCCGAGCTGCGAGGCGATTCATTGCAGCAGGGTTCGTCATTGCAAACGACCGGGGGAGACGCCCGCTCAGAGCGGGTAACCATCGGCCATCCGTGCAGGGGCGTACCGCGCAGCTGCGGAGAAGAGCGGGGGCGTCTTTACCTACCGACGTGGAAAGACCTCCAAGCCGTATCGTTAAGTAAAAGCAGGACAGTGTTTGCTCTATGTCTCCTTTGTGCAGAAACGGAAGGGGAATAATGTGCACTTTTGTTTGTATGCACATGAAGAACTTCTGGAAGATTCTTCAGTACCCGCATGCATGTTTGTAGGGGAAGCCAGAGAATGCATAGATGGGGGGGGGTGTTGAAAAGAGGCTTTATactgtctattttttaaaatttgaccagatctatttaaaaatatagggaAGGCGAGGCCGCCCGCGCCCCTCTCCCCATCCCGCACCTTCTCCTCCCCCAGGCTCCCGCTGCTGCTCTCCTTGTTGGcatttctgctgctgctgctggtggggaCCTCGCTGCTGGCCTGGGGGATGTTTCAGAAGCAGGTCAGAGGTGAGCGAGCTCCCCGaacccctctgccccaccctgggTGGGCAGGCCCGACCCCTCTCCTCTGCAAGGCTCCCTCCTCGTTCCCCAGAATGGACGCTGTGTGCACACCCTCAGAGCACATATGCCGGAAGAGGTGTCCCTGGGAGTGGCAGTTACAGGCCGTGGCAGGTGGCTCCCCAGAGGGAGGCTCTCCTGCTGCAGGCGCCCGGGCACGGCTGCCCCGTGAAGCAGCGGTTCTGTTCTGTCTAAAACCCATGCACGGCCTCCCTCACCCTCCGAACTCCAGGCCCCTATGGGACAGTCAAAGCCCCCACGACtgtccctgcccacctctctcGCCCTGTCCTTGCACCCCAGAAGGCAGCTTCTTGCAGCGTCTTGTCCCTTGGCAAGAGCCACAACCTCAGTCTCTCCTAGGTTTGCTCTGGGTGCCTAGAGTGTCCCCCTGCCCTCACTCCCTGGCTTGTTCCTGCCAGACCCCAAAGGCTGTCCTTGGATgtccttcctttcctctgggaCCTTTTCCTTGTCCTCGGAAAATGGCTCAGGGCCCCTCCTGCGTGTACCCTGTACCTCTGCTGTTATAGCCCTTTTGGAACTAGATCGCCACCTCCTTGTTCCTTGCCTTCCTTCCCACCGGCCCATGTGCTCCTTCAGGTCAGAGACTGGGGCTCGAGAAGGCACACCATTGACATTTTTCGAATCAGTGTGTTTTTTAATGTCTCAGCCCAATGGGCACCCCAGGGAGCTCCAGGCACCGTCTGGGCCGGCCGCCCTCCTCTGGGCTGGGATGAAAAGAGAGGACTCGTCCTCTTGGCACTCAGGACGTAGATCCCTGATGAGCAGACTGAATAAGTAAAAGGACAGAACAACGCATGGGGGGGGTGGCCTTCTTGTCACTGGCTGGAGGGCCCCGGTCCCCTCCAGGAAAGCAGATTTCTGCCCGAGATGAAGTGTGAGCCCTAAGTTTCCTCCCCGTTCCAAGAGCTCGGTTCCACGGGGCGGAGGATTCAGGGGAACCCGGGTCCCCAGTCACCGAAGCCTCTCAAGGCTGAGATGAGATTGGGGCAGGGAGAGATGGGGCGGCTCTGCCCCACGGCTCAGGACAAGCTGGTGTGTGCTGGGGGGCACTTCCCCACgctccccccc
Encoded proteins:
- the CD300A gene encoding CMRF35-like molecule 8 isoform X2; protein product: MWLPSALLLLWVPGCFSLGGSTTVTGSVGGSLSVQCRYEKEYSTAKKYWCKRRFVVLCDKIVETKDSEREARTSRVSITDHPANLTFTVTMRSLRVEDTGTYWCGVNKQLFDLTSEFEVSVSPASTPVVPMTITTARTSTVTTEVPAVPSTALSAVSATGGASIQDEPQKSSSPRLPLLLSLLAFLLLLLVGTSLLAWGMFQKQVRGEPLQLSQGPRQAAEQGEQHYVNLELLTRPLREEPVPPRQVEVEYSTLVAPREELHYTSVAFDRQSRDSNGHGIPAQRPGEQEHEYSVIRKK
- the CD300A gene encoding CMRF35-like molecule 8 isoform X3, whose product is MWLPSALLLLWVPGCFSLGGSTTVTGSVGGSLSVQCRYEKEYSTAKKYWCKRRFVVLCDKIVETKDSEREARTSRVSITDHPANLTFTVTMRSLRVEDTGTYWCGVNKQLFDLTSEFEVSVSPASTPVVPMTITTARTSTVTTEVPAVPSTALSAVSATGGASIQDEPQKSSSPRLPLLLSLLAFLLLLLVGTSLLAWGMFQKQVRGCRARRAALCEPGAADEAPAGGASAPAAGGGGIQHLGCPQGRTSLHLGGV
- the CD300A gene encoding CMRF35-like molecule 8 isoform X1 yields the protein MWLPSALLLLWVPGCFSLGGSTTVTGSVGGSLSVQCRYEKEYSTAKKYWCKRRFVVLCDKIVETKDSEREARTSRVSITDHPANLTFTVTMRSLRVEDTGTYWCGVNKQLFDLTSEFEVSVSPASTPVVPMTITTARTSTVTTEVPAVPSTALSAVSATGGASIQDEPQKSSSPRLPLLLSLLAFLLLLLVGTSLLAWGMFQKQVRAGEPLQLSQGPRQAAEQGEQHYVNLELLTRPLREEPVPPRQVEVEYSTLVAPREELHYTSVAFDRQSRDSNGHGIPAQRPGEQEHEYSVIRKK